In Archocentrus centrarchus isolate MPI-CPG fArcCen1 chromosome 24, fArcCen1, whole genome shotgun sequence, one DNA window encodes the following:
- the lratd1 gene encoding protein LRATD1: MGNQLDRITHLNYSELPTGDPSGLEKDELRVGVAYFFSDEEEEVDDRTPSDCGFTKDHSPTEEGPFSVSEVEYSAFCSQECIFSKLRENEDLNVYSAKTLLTMCKPGDLLELVATAQAPHWVIFEQDDQVIHLHKGEIRKDSLLEISNGRHGRIVNNRYRYRPLPPDLVMQNAAGHLGLSSEEICWTNSESFAAWCRFGKREFKAVGEAHSAEQQYFLKVHLSGSEVHTLVFRSLEDMIRERRRVDASGILKELSLVNGGKE; the protein is encoded by the coding sequence ATGGGAAATCAACTGGATCGGATCACCCACCTCAACTACAGCGAACTGCCCACGGGGGATCCGTCCGGGCTGGAGAAGGACGAGCTTCGGGTCGGCGTCGCCTACTTCTTCTCtgacgaagaggaggaggtggacgACCGCACTCCGTCTGACTGCGGATTCACCAAGGACCACAGCCCGACAGAGGAGGGACCCTTCTCGGTCAGCGAGGTGGAGTATTCAGCTTTCTGCTCCCAGGAATGCATCTTCTCCAAGCTGCGGGAGAACGAGGACTTGAATGTGTACTCGGCCAAAACTTTGCTGACTATGTGCAAACCAGGGGACCTGCTGGAGCTGGTGGCCACCGCGCAAGCCCCCCACTGGGTCATCTTCGAGCAAGACGACCAAGTCATTCATCTGCACAAGGGCGAAATCCGCAAAGACAGCCTGCTTGAGATCAGCAACGGCCGCCATGGGAGAATAGTCAACAATCGGTACCGTTATCGGCCGCTTCCTCCTGACCTAGTGATGCAGAACGCAGCGGGACACCTGGGCCTGAGCAGCGAGGAGATATGCTGGACCAACTCGGAAAGTTTCGCTGCCTGGTGTCGTTTTGGGAAACGGGAGTTCAAAGCCGTGGGAGAAGCGCACTCAGCGGAGCAGCAGTACTTCCTCAAAGTGCATCTGTCCGGCAGCGAGGTGCACACTCTGGTCTTTCGCAGCCTGGAGGACATGATCCGGGAGAGAAGGCGAGTGGACGCCAGTGGAATTCTCAAAGAGCTGTCTTTGGTTAACGGGGGCAAGGAGTGA